The proteins below come from a single Agrococcus beijingensis genomic window:
- the lpdA gene encoding dihydrolipoyl dehydrogenase: protein MSDQSFDIVVLGGGSAGYAVALRAVQLGKTVAIVEKDKLGGTCLHKGCIPTKAMLHSGEVADVVRESGEAGVDAELKGIDIQRVTAFREGIVSKKFKGLQGLIKAKGIPVIEGEGELTSPTTVQVGEQTITGKSIVLATGSYPKSLPGLEITGNVITSEQALQLDWIPQRAAILGGGVIGVEFASVWRSFGVEVTIIEGLPHLVPNEEESVSKQFERAYKKRGIQFKLGARFSGVTQDDSGVHVSLETGETIDADLLLVAVGRGPVTANLGYEEVGVQMDRGFVTVDERLQTSVPGVYAVGDIVPGLQLAHRGYQQGIFVAEQIAGLDPRPVADLNIPKVTYSDPEVASVGYTEAKAKEQFGDDRIESYEYSLGGNAKSEIVGTAGSVKAVRVKDGPVVGVHMIGRRVGELIGEAQLIVNWEAYPEDVSQLIHAHPTQYEALGETMLKLAGTPLHAI from the coding sequence GTGTCCGATCAGAGCTTTGACATCGTCGTCCTGGGTGGCGGCAGCGCGGGGTACGCCGTGGCGCTGCGGGCCGTGCAGCTCGGCAAGACCGTCGCGATCGTCGAGAAGGACAAGCTCGGCGGCACGTGCCTCCACAAGGGCTGCATCCCGACGAAGGCCATGCTCCACTCCGGGGAGGTCGCCGACGTCGTGCGCGAGTCCGGTGAGGCCGGCGTCGACGCCGAGCTCAAGGGCATCGACATCCAGCGCGTGACCGCCTTCCGCGAAGGCATCGTCTCGAAGAAGTTCAAGGGCCTGCAGGGGCTCATCAAGGCCAAGGGCATCCCGGTGATCGAGGGCGAGGGCGAGCTGACGTCCCCCACGACCGTGCAGGTGGGCGAGCAGACGATCACGGGCAAGAGCATCGTGCTCGCCACCGGCTCCTACCCGAAGTCGCTCCCCGGCCTCGAGATCACCGGCAACGTCATCACGAGCGAGCAGGCCCTGCAGCTCGACTGGATCCCGCAGCGCGCGGCGATCCTCGGCGGCGGCGTCATCGGCGTGGAGTTCGCGAGCGTCTGGCGCTCCTTCGGCGTCGAGGTGACGATCATCGAGGGCCTTCCTCACCTCGTGCCCAACGAGGAGGAGTCGGTCTCGAAGCAGTTCGAGCGGGCCTACAAGAAGCGCGGCATCCAGTTCAAGCTCGGCGCCCGCTTCTCGGGCGTCACGCAGGACGACTCGGGCGTGCACGTCTCGCTCGAGACCGGCGAGACCATCGACGCCGACCTGCTGCTCGTGGCCGTCGGCCGCGGCCCGGTCACCGCGAACCTCGGCTACGAGGAGGTCGGGGTGCAGATGGACCGCGGCTTCGTGACCGTCGACGAGCGCCTCCAGACCTCCGTGCCGGGCGTCTACGCCGTCGGTGACATCGTGCCCGGCCTGCAGCTCGCGCACCGCGGCTACCAGCAGGGCATCTTCGTCGCCGAGCAGATCGCGGGTCTCGACCCGCGCCCCGTCGCAGACCTCAACATCCCCAAGGTCACCTACTCCGACCCCGAGGTCGCATCCGTCGGCTACACGGAGGCGAAGGCCAAGGAGCAGTTCGGCGACGACCGGATCGAGTCCTACGAGTACTCCCTCGGCGGCAACGCCAAGAGCGAGATCGTCGGCACCGCCGGATCGGTGAAGGCCGTGCGCGTCAAGGACGGCCCCGTGGTCGGCGTCCACATGATCGGCCGCCGCGTCGGCGAGCTCATCGGCGAGGCGCAGCTCATCGTGAACTGGGAGGCGTACCCCGAGGATGTCTCCCAGCTCATCCACGCGCACCCGACGCAGTACGAGGCGCTCGGCGAGACCATGCTGAAGCTCGCGGGCACGCCGCTGCACGCCATCTGA